From a single Methylacidiphilum kamchatkense Kam1 genomic region:
- a CDS encoding HlyD family secretion protein, with translation MPLFIILMASILLEGILFIFWKYFLERGCYQKTRDAYVAAHVVRIATKVSGYIETLLVQDNWEVKKGELLAKIDSRDYMSRVAVADAIRKLAQTEWLRIRQLSVINALSAFNYDLALATNVITRSILRLESLSLGYTNIYSPVEGKITARGIEEGDYVSEGQYLLSIISGNHYWIIGNFKENQLENIHQGQQAKVRIDAYPKKWFRAHVDSVQRGTKGAFSPYPLEDLSLNYVKTTQRIPVKILFDENQKFDASNIGPWMTATVEVKTKDCKAVYILSGIYSFLTLVAFVILVKIFRKNIFKNSQPTTTF, from the coding sequence ATGCCATTGTTCATTATTCTCATGGCTTCCATTCTTTTAGAAGGGATATTATTCATTTTTTGGAAATATTTCTTAGAGAGAGGTTGTTATCAAAAAACCAGAGATGCGTATGTAGCAGCCCATGTTGTTCGAATTGCCACGAAGGTTTCTGGTTACATTGAAACACTCCTTGTTCAGGATAATTGGGAGGTAAAAAAGGGAGAACTTTTAGCAAAAATTGATAGTAGAGATTACATGTCCAGAGTAGCTGTGGCCGATGCCATTAGAAAACTTGCTCAAACTGAATGGTTAAGAATCCGCCAACTAAGCGTGATCAATGCTTTAAGTGCCTTCAATTATGATCTAGCCTTAGCCACTAACGTAATTACTCGTTCTATCTTGCGCCTAGAGAGCCTTTCTCTTGGTTATACCAATATCTATAGCCCAGTAGAAGGAAAAATCACAGCCCGAGGTATTGAAGAAGGAGACTACGTAAGTGAGGGCCAGTATCTTTTGTCCATTATTTCTGGAAACCACTACTGGATTATTGGTAATTTTAAGGAGAACCAATTAGAGAATATTCATCAAGGGCAACAGGCTAAAGTCAGAATCGATGCCTATCCTAAGAAATGGTTCAGAGCACATGTTGATAGTGTGCAAAGAGGGACCAAAGGAGCCTTTAGCCCTTATCCCTTGGAAGATCTTTCCCTTAATTATGTGAAAACTACACAACGAATCCCAGTCAAAATCCTTTTCGATGAGAACCAAAAATTCGATGCTTCTAATATTGGCCCTTGGATGACCGCAACAGTAGAGGTAAAAACAAAGGACTGCAAAGCCGTTTATATATTAAGTGGAATATATTCTTTTCTAACTCTTGTTGCTTTTGTCATCCTTGTTAAGATTTTTAGAAAGAATATTTTTAAAAACTCACAACCAACCACTACTTTTTAA
- a CDS encoding hydrogenase maturation protease, with product MKGLIGGVGNIFFGDDGFGVEVIRSLKKIYYHPSESLSIIDFGIRTVDLAFELTNGYDWSVIIDAVYLGNLPGQIYLLHPEDCSSNSSFHPHQMDIPSVLRFAGQFGSIPQQTYLIGCEPETIEEKIGLSACVQQAVSQTANVLSKAIESLLVDQSCIPTKDFWAKFFSQEDNFYIEKNSSFT from the coding sequence ATGAAAGGATTAATAGGAGGAGTCGGGAATATTTTTTTTGGAGACGATGGATTTGGAGTAGAAGTGATCCGGTCATTAAAAAAAATCTACTATCATCCATCGGAGTCCCTCTCTATCATAGATTTTGGCATTCGGACAGTTGACCTGGCATTTGAACTGACCAATGGTTACGATTGGTCCGTCATTATTGATGCCGTCTATTTAGGCAATCTTCCAGGCCAAATCTATCTGCTCCACCCCGAAGATTGTTCTTCCAACTCATCTTTTCATCCTCATCAAATGGATATTCCTTCGGTGTTAAGATTTGCTGGCCAATTTGGATCCATTCCCCAACAGACCTATCTGATTGGATGCGAACCAGAAACAATTGAAGAAAAGATCGGTCTTTCTGCTTGTGTTCAACAAGCTGTTAGTCAAACAGCAAATGTTTTAAGCAAGGCTATTGAGAGTTTGTTGGTTGATCAATCTTGCATTCCAACAAAAGATTTTTGGGCTAAATTTTTTTCTCAAGAAGATAATTTTTACATCGAAAAGAATTCATCCTTCACCTAA
- a CDS encoding nickel-dependent hydrogenase large subunit, producing the protein MADTKTTEFEAEVSSKGNSRIVEMSWDPITRIVGSLGIYTKIDFSQRKVVECFSTSSIFRGYSIFMKGKDPRDAHFITSRICGICGDNHAACSVYNQNMAFKVRPPHLGEWICNLGEAAEYMFDHCIFQENLVAVDFCEKMVKETNPGVWEKATRTEAPNGHIHGYKTIADIMRAFNPIEGEFYREALLMSRVTREMFCLMEGRHVHPSTLYAGGVGTVPSVQLFTDYLTRLMKYIDWVKKAVPMHDDVFNFFYQALPGYEEVGKRRILLGCWSSLPDPEFCDFRYETMTDWARKSFVTPGIVVDGKLLTTDLVEINLGIRILLGSSYYDDWVESNGHYRVTRDPLGNPVDPRHPWNVDTLPKPQKRDFKGKYSWVMSPRWFDKHNYLALDTGGGPLARLWVTALAGLVKTPYVEATGNSVKIHLPKTAARGPLSLEWKVPQWSNTIERDRARSYFQAYAAGLGLYFVEKALEEVRKGHTKTWTPFEVPKEAISCGFTEAVRGVLSHHMIIENGKIANYQPWPPTPWNANPRDIYGTPGPYEDAVQNTPIFEENSEEHFKGIDIMRTVRSFDPCLPCGVHMYLPKGKVVEAYHSPTFAATQWKK; encoded by the coding sequence ATGGCTGATACAAAAACTACAGAGTTTGAAGCAGAAGTCTCTTCCAAAGGAAATTCCCGGATTGTGGAAATGTCTTGGGATCCTATTACCCGGATTGTGGGTAGCTTAGGAATTTATACGAAAATAGATTTTTCTCAAAGGAAAGTAGTGGAGTGTTTTAGTACCTCTTCGATATTTCGTGGCTACAGCATCTTTATGAAGGGGAAAGATCCTCGAGATGCCCACTTTATCACTAGTCGTATTTGTGGGATTTGTGGCGACAATCATGCTGCTTGTTCAGTTTACAATCAAAACATGGCTTTCAAAGTCAGACCACCGCATCTTGGAGAATGGATCTGTAACTTGGGCGAAGCAGCTGAGTATATGTTTGATCATTGTATTTTTCAAGAGAATCTAGTGGCTGTGGATTTTTGCGAAAAAATGGTCAAGGAAACCAATCCTGGAGTATGGGAAAAAGCCACGCGGACAGAAGCCCCCAATGGTCATATTCATGGGTATAAGACGATTGCTGACATTATGCGAGCTTTCAATCCCATTGAAGGAGAGTTTTATCGCGAGGCTTTATTGATGAGCCGTGTCACTAGAGAAATGTTCTGTTTAATGGAGGGAAGGCATGTTCATCCTTCTACTTTGTATGCTGGTGGGGTTGGAACTGTTCCCTCGGTACAGCTTTTTACTGATTATTTAACAAGATTGATGAAATACATAGACTGGGTGAAGAAAGCTGTACCCATGCATGACGATGTATTTAACTTTTTTTATCAAGCTCTCCCTGGTTATGAAGAAGTAGGTAAAAGGCGAATCTTACTTGGGTGTTGGAGTTCGCTGCCAGATCCTGAGTTTTGTGATTTTCGGTATGAAACGATGACTGATTGGGCCAGAAAATCTTTCGTAACTCCAGGAATTGTGGTAGATGGGAAGCTTTTGACTACAGATTTGGTAGAAATTAACTTGGGAATCCGAATATTGCTGGGGAGTTCCTATTATGACGACTGGGTGGAAAGCAATGGACATTATAGGGTAACACGAGATCCTTTAGGGAATCCTGTTGACCCAAGGCATCCTTGGAATGTGGACACTTTGCCTAAACCTCAAAAAAGGGATTTTAAAGGCAAATATAGTTGGGTAATGTCTCCTCGATGGTTTGACAAGCACAACTATTTAGCTTTAGATACGGGAGGAGGTCCATTGGCTCGTCTTTGGGTTACTGCTCTGGCCGGTTTAGTAAAGACTCCTTATGTCGAAGCTACAGGTAATTCGGTGAAGATCCATTTACCCAAAACAGCTGCGCGGGGACCACTGAGTCTAGAATGGAAAGTTCCTCAATGGTCTAACACGATTGAAAGGGACCGAGCTCGAAGTTATTTCCAAGCCTATGCAGCGGGTTTAGGGCTATATTTCGTTGAAAAAGCCTTAGAAGAGGTTCGAAAAGGGCATACAAAAACGTGGACACCTTTTGAAGTGCCAAAGGAAGCAATCAGTTGCGGATTTACTGAAGCGGTTCGGGGGGTCCTTTCTCATCATATGATTATAGAAAATGGGAAGATTGCCAACTATCAACCTTGGCCGCCAACTCCTTGGAATGCCAATCCCCGGGATATCTATGGGACACCTGGTCCTTATGAAGATGCAGTTCAGAATACACCGATTTTTGAGGAGAATAGTGAAGAGCATTTCAAGGGAATAGATATTATGCGAACTGTCCGAAGCTTCGATCCTTGTCTGCCTTGTGGAGTGCATATGTATTTACCAAAAGGGAAAGTTGTTGAAGCTTATCATTCACCCACTTTTGCAGCGACTCAGTGGAAAAAGTAA
- a CDS encoding GNA1162 family protein: MSKLFDLSNYAQFHLHPCRFFLFFGCSGIRTPPEEQKLFVKEPSISNHGRKTLYDHVVDIDPGRIKSKTSTLFYELPPKTIAVLPFVDKDSGNFYLDKVAVTNRNPQWKEQYRWTRAQRVRKLIYGNLAQREYYPIKLEKIDTVLKEHGIKNSTDLSKISPEVLGSWLKVDAVIYGIVKNYESYYAGIICGYSIATDVQMLSTKTGDQLFYSSASRNQLGFDFGLNPTDLALNMIANGTYLRDVVLRRAEEDISREIVFRIPTRRPLPYFPQTEKTKLSENQTKAKKKKKESLGHSSNSNSQLLANKKSEQPPIMRHSFGNIPQNDAITMDHPTFSAHLFRKEKETKNETKEQIKKADFALAPIEEARMDHHNKKELALPSNLLSSVPQQSFFLPEIAEKQHGKKTMFDRLIEMDIQKPEVIVHPSYSSKTCGTIAILPFSDQATGGNLLINRIPLFPKTKEQKENWRWIVGNRIRKAIACYLAQRDFDILNIGETDTILKSHGLSTMKDLLRVPAKTLGRWLSVDSLIYGEVTNYEGFYSIVWAAWRVGAKLNLVSTHSGITLFTTQATRTSNRFIPAITPIDLAIAGVTTMTTMMRDYKLRQAEEELSRELVLSFPKEDNISEEKEPRKVPINKAHKISFLENSSSKRKNPFLALKDNKI; this comes from the coding sequence ATGTCAAAATTATTCGACCTTTCCAACTATGCGCAATTCCATTTGCATCCTTGCCGTTTTTTTCTTTTTTTTGGGTGCTCTGGTATTCGAACTCCTCCCGAAGAACAAAAACTTTTTGTAAAAGAACCTTCCATTTCCAATCATGGGAGAAAAACTCTTTACGATCATGTAGTTGATATAGATCCTGGACGTATAAAAAGTAAAACAAGTACCTTATTTTACGAACTTCCTCCCAAAACAATTGCTGTTCTACCTTTTGTCGACAAAGATAGTGGGAATTTTTATCTAGACAAAGTTGCCGTGACTAATCGAAATCCTCAATGGAAAGAACAATATCGGTGGACAAGAGCGCAAAGAGTTAGAAAATTAATCTACGGAAACCTAGCTCAAAGAGAATATTATCCCATTAAGTTAGAAAAGATCGATACGGTATTAAAAGAACATGGAATCAAAAATAGCACCGATCTTTCTAAGATATCTCCTGAAGTTTTAGGCTCATGGCTTAAGGTAGATGCAGTGATATACGGGATAGTCAAAAATTATGAAAGTTATTATGCGGGAATTATTTGTGGTTACAGTATTGCTACAGATGTCCAAATGCTCTCAACAAAAACAGGTGATCAGCTCTTTTATTCTTCCGCCTCCAGAAACCAATTAGGATTCGATTTTGGATTGAATCCAACAGACTTAGCTCTAAATATGATTGCCAATGGGACCTATTTAAGAGATGTGGTCTTGAGGCGAGCAGAAGAAGATATTTCAAGAGAAATTGTTTTCAGAATTCCAACTAGAAGGCCATTGCCCTATTTTCCTCAAACAGAAAAAACAAAGCTTTCTGAAAATCAAACTAAAGCAAAAAAAAAGAAAAAAGAATCTCTTGGCCATTCTTCAAATTCCAACAGTCAATTGTTAGCTAATAAAAAAAGTGAGCAGCCTCCTATTATGAGACATTCTTTTGGAAATATTCCACAGAATGATGCGATAACAATGGATCATCCTACCTTTTCTGCCCATCTATTCAGAAAAGAAAAAGAAACAAAAAATGAAACAAAAGAACAGATTAAAAAAGCTGATTTTGCCCTTGCCCCAATAGAAGAAGCAAGGATGGACCACCATAACAAAAAGGAACTAGCCTTGCCATCAAACCTTCTCAGTTCCGTCCCTCAACAAAGTTTCTTTCTGCCAGAAATTGCTGAAAAACAACATGGAAAAAAAACCATGTTTGATCGGTTAATTGAAATGGACATTCAAAAACCTGAGGTAATTGTTCATCCCAGCTATTCCAGTAAAACGTGCGGTACCATTGCTATCCTTCCTTTTTCAGATCAAGCAACCGGAGGCAACTTACTTATAAATCGCATACCACTTTTCCCCAAAACAAAGGAACAAAAGGAAAATTGGAGATGGATAGTAGGAAATAGAATACGCAAAGCAATTGCATGCTATCTTGCACAAAGGGATTTTGACATTCTTAATATTGGCGAAACAGACACAATTTTAAAATCTCATGGTCTATCTACTATGAAGGATCTACTTAGAGTTCCTGCAAAAACTTTAGGCAGATGGCTTTCAGTAGACAGTCTAATTTATGGGGAAGTCACGAACTATGAAGGATTCTATTCCATCGTATGGGCGGCATGGCGGGTTGGGGCGAAACTTAATCTTGTATCTACCCATTCTGGGATCACACTTTTTACTACACAAGCCACAAGAACCTCTAATCGTTTCATTCCAGCCATTACTCCTATTGATCTGGCTATAGCAGGGGTAACTACCATGACCACTATGATGCGCGATTACAAATTACGACAGGCTGAAGAAGAATTATCACGGGAATTGGTTTTGAGTTTCCCAAAGGAAGATAATATTTCTGAAGAAAAAGAGCCACGAAAGGTTCCAATAAATAAAGCCCATAAAATTTCATTTCTAGAAAATTCCTCAAGCAAAAGAAAAAATCCTTTTTTAGCATTAAAAGATAACAAAATCTGA
- a CDS encoding DUF6084 family protein, which produces MYLHFEILNAHPKTQCLSPTLNFLVQVHYLGKERLDSALLQVRVMIDPKIKDYSLSELKRIERRFGPPESINNIVWCEKMLLLNRTDSIQTIDLPIEIRDDHESAIWYYFSSLEGGEIFLKFFFNGICYLLTEDKISVRSIPWSSECSYLMPYEIWKETIFRYYPDSLWIRLDHSLYKRLQDYQLSHGLPSPQTALERLLDKEQTETRRIV; this is translated from the coding sequence GTGTACCTTCATTTTGAAATCCTAAATGCTCATCCTAAAACGCAATGTTTGTCTCCTACGCTAAATTTTTTAGTCCAAGTGCATTATCTTGGAAAAGAACGTCTTGATTCAGCTCTTTTGCAAGTACGAGTTATGATAGATCCGAAAATCAAAGATTACAGTTTGTCGGAACTAAAAAGGATAGAGCGTCGTTTTGGTCCACCCGAATCGATCAATAATATTGTGTGGTGTGAAAAGATGCTGCTTTTAAATCGGACCGATTCGATCCAGACTATAGATCTACCGATTGAGATTAGAGATGATCATGAATCGGCTATATGGTATTATTTTTCCTCGCTTGAAGGAGGAGAAATCTTTTTAAAATTTTTTTTCAATGGAATTTGTTATCTTTTAACTGAAGACAAAATATCAGTCCGATCTATTCCTTGGAGCTCTGAATGCAGCTATCTGATGCCCTACGAAATCTGGAAAGAAACAATTTTTAGATACTATCCAGATTCCCTTTGGATCCGATTGGATCATAGCCTTTATAAAAGACTTCAGGATTATCAATTATCCCATGGACTTCCTTCGCCGCAAACGGCCTTAGAAAGGCTATTAGATAAAGAACAAACTGAAACAAGGAGAATAGTTTGA
- a CDS encoding NADH-quinone oxidoreductase subunit B family protein, with protein MNNTEQSVQSKELEVHILWINAGLSCDGDSVALTAASQPSIEDLVLGVFPALPKVQFHWPLIDYHTGDDFIEWFFKADRGEVDPFILVVEGSIPNEKIKAEGYWAGFGNDPSTGQPMTTSQWIDRLAPKAWAVVAAGTCATYGGVHAMAGNPTGAMGLPDYLGWEWKSKAGIPIVCVPGCPIQPDNLSETFLYLLYQAAGKAPMIPLDENLRPSWLFEQTVHEGCDRGGYYEQGQFVNEYGEKECLVKVGCWGPVVKCNVPKRGWIGGIGGCPNVGGICIGCTMPGFPDKFMPFMDEPPGGMVSSMISGNYGKLIRKLRSITEHTVEKEPKWRHNRQELTTGYKPHWQQGA; from the coding sequence ATGAACAATACTGAACAGTCTGTTCAATCAAAGGAGCTTGAGGTTCATATATTATGGATCAATGCTGGACTTTCTTGTGACGGAGACTCTGTTGCCTTGACTGCTGCTAGCCAGCCTTCCATAGAAGACTTAGTGCTTGGGGTATTCCCGGCTCTTCCTAAAGTACAGTTTCATTGGCCGCTTATAGATTATCACACGGGCGATGATTTTATCGAATGGTTTTTTAAAGCGGACCGTGGGGAAGTTGACCCCTTTATTTTAGTGGTTGAGGGTTCCATTCCGAACGAAAAAATAAAGGCTGAGGGATACTGGGCTGGATTTGGAAATGATCCTTCCACCGGTCAACCCATGACGACCAGCCAATGGATTGATCGGTTGGCTCCTAAGGCATGGGCGGTTGTTGCTGCGGGAACCTGTGCGACCTATGGTGGAGTTCATGCGATGGCTGGCAATCCGACAGGGGCGATGGGTCTTCCAGACTATCTAGGATGGGAGTGGAAATCGAAGGCAGGAATTCCTATTGTTTGTGTCCCCGGCTGTCCTATCCAGCCCGATAATCTTTCTGAAACTTTTCTTTATCTCCTTTATCAAGCTGCTGGGAAAGCACCAATGATCCCTCTTGATGAAAACCTGCGACCTAGTTGGCTTTTTGAACAAACCGTTCATGAAGGCTGTGATCGGGGAGGGTATTATGAGCAAGGACAATTTGTTAACGAGTATGGGGAAAAGGAATGTCTAGTAAAGGTTGGTTGTTGGGGGCCGGTGGTAAAGTGCAATGTACCAAAGAGAGGATGGATAGGGGGTATTGGAGGATGTCCTAATGTCGGAGGGATTTGCATTGGATGCACCATGCCCGGGTTCCCAGATAAATTTATGCCTTTTATGGATGAGCCTCCTGGGGGAATGGTCTCTTCAATGATAAGTGGAAATTATGGAAAGCTTATTCGGAAGCTTCGTTCGATAACGGAACACACCGTTGAAAAAGAACCAAAGTGGAGACACAATCGCCAAGAACTGACGACTGGTTATAAGCCTCATTGGCAACAAGGAGCATGA
- a CDS encoding HypC/HybG/HupF family hydrogenase formation chaperone, with protein MRFIKEFYPGNCPFFAQVLSITYDPVQKDLVGWVQCGDTKSRINFSFIPEIQVGDWVIVQFGFAKTKVDFSKFSAYEILLLRKLATFLGEESWIEAEACCYGSFSLDPLPPFFFCLVFLIFLFFKLAIHFESVAWAQVVDDPIDGAIEKHSKDSNEHPGSIPTISLPEVTVSAQTAPSEPTILPTSRQISSYGPEMNIIEIPRDIRPVSQEEMKTVMALTVNDLAAFSPSINPTQATGNIVSEPVIRGLPGTVFRNGMLVGFSSGGNWGPLMNMMAYDSLDIVTGPVSIIFGPQEFAGGYVNELTKQPYFDRFHGNASYTFGMYGDSFWNVDLGGPVGKTKKAAFRIDYFGQDGYAPFNYYDGAYMQREAFYLAFSAHPWENLWIDCNGEVDLNNFVPYAGLNRPTAALIHDGLYQTGSWIGSIGPTGAFIPGHVTPPPSGGYVIDFGPEVPISGRNNIFNSPLNFTLQTYGVFQPIIRLEINDRLRIVNNLMIEYFRTEIGQPVPMDTWAFLPYGYNVADRLEVITTLEDNKIKQLIDSGMAFRFLSDLEYFGTWHGPANQVDMTRPFSGGQDDPPLVSYATAVAYGNPFLTDIPIPGFPGGFFNVDNFLSTQCRFFEISPFFQDQIQIGNKFSMLFGGRMDFYHVDASPPDGTPAILLEPFEPYDRTQLTAILPQLTFSSTYRPFPWMSLYATGFFGQTTAQSQFGAFAPEFTGSYYHQLNELEEIGVKCNLLNNRLFLALSVYNQTGFVPAFVLPSGITPTVSATVRGFQIQGSYQPSKHWWINFGYNHIDGFENWASDPTGPTVNQPYSTRVAALYHLPVDPIVSLAPGLYPFPGFPSNYANWMATYKMDNGFGISLWVIAETGQWLGFNYALRTPSWYTLNGRLFYTAKRWEASLWIYNLTNNHYWLAGGAGFTSAASLDYDYAALQMPFWIQATLQIFF; from the coding sequence ATGAGATTTATAAAAGAGTTTTATCCTGGAAATTGTCCTTTTTTTGCTCAAGTTCTTTCCATTACTTATGATCCTGTTCAAAAGGATCTGGTTGGCTGGGTTCAGTGTGGAGATACAAAAAGCAGGATTAACTTTTCTTTTATACCCGAAATCCAGGTAGGTGATTGGGTTATTGTACAGTTTGGTTTTGCCAAAACCAAAGTGGATTTCTCTAAGTTTTCTGCATACGAAATTCTTTTGCTTAGAAAACTAGCCACCTTTTTAGGTGAAGAGTCTTGGATTGAAGCGGAAGCTTGTTGTTATGGATCTTTCTCATTGGATCCTCTGCCCCCTTTCTTTTTTTGCTTGGTTTTTTTAATCTTTCTTTTCTTTAAGCTGGCAATTCATTTTGAGTCTGTTGCTTGGGCACAAGTAGTGGATGATCCGATCGACGGGGCCATAGAAAAGCATTCAAAAGATTCAAATGAACATCCAGGAAGCATTCCGACTATTTCACTACCTGAAGTTACCGTCAGCGCTCAGACTGCTCCTTCCGAGCCTACTATTTTGCCTACCAGCCGACAGATTTCTTCTTATGGTCCTGAAATGAACATCATAGAAATTCCTCGCGATATTCGTCCTGTAAGTCAAGAGGAGATGAAAACGGTCATGGCTTTAACTGTTAATGATTTAGCCGCGTTTAGCCCTTCGATAAATCCTACCCAAGCGACGGGTAATATTGTTAGTGAACCTGTCATCCGAGGCCTACCAGGAACTGTATTTCGTAATGGAATGTTAGTGGGCTTCTCCAGTGGGGGGAATTGGGGTCCTTTAATGAACATGATGGCTTATGATTCTTTGGATATAGTGACTGGTCCAGTAAGTATTATATTCGGCCCTCAAGAATTTGCTGGGGGTTATGTTAATGAGCTAACTAAACAGCCTTACTTTGATCGGTTTCATGGCAATGCTTCCTATACTTTTGGCATGTATGGGGATAGCTTTTGGAATGTAGATTTAGGAGGTCCAGTCGGGAAAACCAAAAAAGCCGCTTTCAGAATAGATTATTTTGGGCAGGATGGTTATGCACCATTTAATTACTACGATGGGGCATATATGCAAAGGGAGGCTTTCTATTTGGCTTTTAGTGCCCATCCATGGGAAAATCTTTGGATCGACTGTAATGGAGAAGTGGATCTCAATAATTTTGTTCCTTATGCAGGACTTAATCGACCTACTGCGGCTCTTATCCATGATGGGCTTTACCAGACAGGAAGTTGGATTGGATCAATAGGTCCCACAGGAGCTTTTATTCCCGGTCATGTCACCCCGCCTCCTTCTGGAGGATACGTGATAGATTTTGGGCCTGAAGTTCCGATTAGCGGTAGAAACAATATCTTCAATAGTCCTTTGAATTTTACACTTCAAACCTATGGAGTGTTTCAACCGATTATCCGGTTGGAGATTAACGATCGGCTGCGGATTGTTAATAACCTGATGATCGAGTATTTCCGAACGGAAATTGGCCAACCGGTGCCCATGGACACCTGGGCTTTCCTGCCTTATGGCTATAATGTAGCCGATCGTCTCGAAGTCATAACTACCTTGGAAGACAATAAAATCAAACAACTGATTGATTCTGGGATGGCTTTTAGATTTTTATCCGATCTGGAATACTTTGGAACATGGCATGGCCCTGCAAATCAGGTGGATATGACCAGGCCTTTTAGTGGAGGGCAGGATGATCCTCCTCTTGTTTCTTATGCTACGGCAGTTGCCTATGGTAATCCATTTTTAACAGACATTCCTATTCCTGGATTTCCTGGAGGTTTTTTTAATGTTGATAATTTTCTTTCTACTCAATGTCGTTTTTTTGAAATTTCTCCTTTTTTTCAAGATCAAATTCAGATTGGTAACAAGTTTTCTATGCTTTTTGGTGGAAGGATGGATTTTTACCATGTTGATGCTAGTCCACCAGATGGAACGCCAGCCATTCTTCTTGAACCTTTTGAACCCTACGACCGTACTCAATTGACAGCCATATTACCACAGTTAACTTTCAGCTCTACCTACAGACCTTTTCCGTGGATGAGTCTTTATGCAACAGGCTTTTTTGGACAGACTACTGCTCAATCACAATTTGGAGCTTTTGCTCCAGAATTCACTGGATCTTATTACCATCAGCTTAATGAGCTAGAGGAAATTGGTGTCAAATGCAATTTATTGAACAATCGATTATTCTTAGCTCTTTCTGTCTATAATCAGACGGGTTTTGTTCCGGCTTTTGTTTTACCTAGCGGAATAACCCCAACAGTTTCAGCTACGGTCAGAGGCTTTCAGATTCAAGGCAGTTACCAACCCAGCAAACACTGGTGGATCAACTTCGGATACAATCATATCGATGGTTTTGAAAACTGGGCTTCGGATCCTACCGGACCAACAGTTAACCAACCCTATTCTACCCGTGTGGCAGCATTGTACCATTTGCCTGTTGATCCTATTGTTTCTCTGGCTCCTGGCCTTTATCCTTTCCCAGGATTTCCTTCCAACTATGCTAATTGGATGGCAACATACAAAATGGATAATGGATTTGGTATTTCGCTATGGGTCATTGCGGAAACAGGTCAGTGGTTGGGATTTAATTATGCTTTACGCACCCCTTCATGGTATACGCTTAATGGTAGATTGTTTTATACAGCAAAAAGATGGGAAGCTAGTCTTTGGATTTATAATCTGACCAACAACCATTATTGGCTGGCAGGAGGAGCTGGATTTACTTCAGCTGCAAGTTTAGATTATGATTATGCCGCTTTGCAAATGCCTTTTTGGATTCAGGCAACTTTGCAAATCTTTTTTTAA
- a CDS encoding 2OG-Fe(II) oxygenase family protein, with product MKYLLLEKLSSAPVITDPFEYVIVKGFVNIETKETLLADFPKIQKPGVFPLSELNYGPAFASFIEELESPQLTEIIQEKFRINLQNRPILTTVRGWCSKDRDGNIHTDSEWKLVTLLIYLNEEWEPQGGRLRLLRSKNINDFAAEVPPDWGSLIIFKRSDNSYHGHLPFEGERRVVMLNWVTDQEKLKKELERHNFSSLFKKLVPFTIKR from the coding sequence ATGAAATACCTTTTATTAGAAAAGCTATCGTCGGCACCAGTCATTACGGATCCTTTTGAATACGTCATCGTCAAAGGTTTCGTTAATATCGAAACCAAAGAAACTTTGCTTGCAGATTTTCCGAAAATCCAAAAACCTGGTGTTTTCCCTCTCTCTGAGTTAAATTATGGTCCTGCCTTTGCTTCTTTTATAGAAGAACTGGAAAGCCCGCAACTGACTGAAATCATTCAGGAAAAATTTAGAATCAATCTTCAAAATAGACCCATTTTAACAACAGTAAGAGGTTGGTGTTCAAAAGACAGAGATGGCAATATCCATACTGATTCAGAATGGAAACTCGTTACGCTACTTATTTATTTGAATGAGGAATGGGAACCTCAAGGAGGGAGATTACGCCTGTTAAGAAGTAAAAATATCAATGATTTTGCAGCTGAAGTGCCTCCAGATTGGGGTTCACTGATTATCTTCAAAAGATCCGACAATTCTTATCATGGCCATTTGCCATTTGAAGGAGAAAGAAGAGTGGTTATGCTCAATTGGGTAACAGATCAAGAGAAATTGAAAAAGGAATTGGAAAGACACAATTTTTCCAGTTTATTTAAAAAACTAGTGCCTTTTACGATTAAACGTTAA